In Panicum virgatum strain AP13 chromosome 4N, P.virgatum_v5, whole genome shotgun sequence, a single window of DNA contains:
- the LOC120670865 gene encoding ABC transporter G family member 4-like, with the protein MAASTTTTTTVTEPDNAEPSPSSPPLKKVAYELAARNIYYAKPAPAPRSLARLVARPCGAAPAPPDYILRDVSLTVKAGEILAVVGPSGAGKSTLLDILAARTAPTHGRLLLNSAPLRPSSFRRLSAHVPQADVALTLLTVSETFAFAASLLHPESAPAASAAVAELLADLRLAHVAHTRVSPARLSGGERRRVSIGLALLRNPGVLLLDEPTSGLDSSSAHVVVSSLRAVAAARGTTVVLTIHQPSARLLSAVDSLLLLSRGTVLHHGSLASLDAALLSHGLVVPAQLNPLEFALEVLDQIPHPSPSTPEPKSTHELTSPSDHRKAAAATSSTASPSSRLHELVVLYKRAWKVVFRSKQLLLTNFLEAVLVGTLLGTIYIHAGYGEAGAHKRLGLFAFTLTFLLTSTTETLPTFVSERPIVLVETAAGLYRLSSHAAAATLVFLPYLLAVALLYSSCVYFLVGLCASAGAFAAFVLVVWAVVLTANSFVLFVSSFAPDYIAGMSLVSVSLAGFFLFSGYFLPRGSMPPYWVFMHYASPYKYALDALLANEYSCAADRCFGVGGGGGECSETGRDVLAEKGLTAEERWTGVQVLFGFFLLYRVLYWVVLSRRAARAKR; encoded by the coding sequence AtggccgcctccaccaccaccaccactacggTCACGGAACCGGACAATGCTGAACCGTCCCCGTCGTCTCCACCGCTCAAGAAGGTCGCCTACGAGCTCGCCGCCAGGAACATCTACTACGCCAAGCCGGCGCCCGCGCCGAGGTCGCTCGCCCGGCTCGTCGCCAGGCCGTGCGGcgcggctccggcgccgccggacTACATCCTCCGCGACGTGTCGCTCACGGtgaaggccggcgagatcctGGCCGTCGTGGGGCCCAGCGGCGCCGGCAAGTCCACGCTGCTCGACATCCTCGCCGCGCGCACCGCGCCGACGCACGGGAGGCTGCTGCTCAACTCCGCGCCGCTCCGGCCGTCGTCCTTCCGCCGGCTCTCGGCGCACGTGCCGCAGGCGGACGTCGCGCTCACGCTGCTCACCGTCTCCGAGACCTTCGCCTTCGCCGCGTCGCTGCTGCACCCGGAGTCGGCGCCCGCGGCGTCGGCCGCGGTCGCCGAGCTCCTCGCGGACCTCCGGCTGGCGCACGTCGCGCACACGCGGGTCTCCCCCGCGCGCTTGTccggcggggagcggcggcgcgtgtcCATCGGGCTCGCCCTCCTGCGCAACCCCGGCGTGCTCCTCCTCGACGAGCCGACCTCCGGCCTCGACTCCTCCTCGGCGCACGTGGTCGTCAGCAGCCTCcgcgccgtcgcggccgcccGGGGCACGACGGTGGTGCTCACCATCCACCAGCCGAGCGCGCGCCTCCTCTCCGCGGTGGAttcgctcctcctcctctcgcgCGGCACCGTCCTGCACCACGGCTCCCTCGCCTCCCTCGACGCCGCCCTCCTCTCCCATGGCCTCGTCGTCCCGGCGCAGCTCAACCCTCTTGAGTTCGCCCTGGAGGTCCTCGACCAGATCCCTCATCCCTCCCCCTCCACCCCTGAGCCCAAGTCGACCCATGAACTCACTTCGCCGTCGGACCACCgcaaggcggccgcggcgacgtcgtcgactgcctcgccgtcgtcgaggcTGCACGAGCTGGTGGTGCTGTACAAGAGGGCGTGGAAGGTGGTGTTCCGCAGCAAACAGCTGCTGCTGACCAACTTCCTGGAAGCGGTCCTCGTGGGCACGCTGCTGGGGACCATCTACATCCACGCCGGCTACGGCGAGGCCGGCGCGCACAAGCGGCTGGGCCTGTTCGCCTTCACGCTGACCTTCCTGCTGACCTCGACGACGGAGACGCTGCCGACGTTCGTGTCGGAGCGGCCGATCGTGCTCGtggagacggcggcggggctgtaCCGGCTGTCgtcgcacgcggcggcggcgacgctggtGTTCCTCCCGTACCTCCTGGCGGTGGCGCTGCTCTACTCCTCGTGCGTCTACTTCCTGGTGGGGCTGTGCGCGTCGGCGGGCGCGTTCGCGGCGTTCGTGCTGGTGGTGTGGGCGGTGGTGCTGACGGCCAACTCGTTCGTGCTGTTCGTGAGCTCGTTCGCGCCGGACTACATCGCGGGGATGTCGCTGGTGTCGGTGTCCCTGgcggggttcttcctcttctctggCTACTTCCTGCCGCGCGGGAGCATGCCGCCCTACTGGGTGTTCATGCACTACGCGTCGCCGTACAAGTACGCGCTGGACGCGCTGCTGGCGAACGAGTACTCGTGCGCGGCGGACCGGTGCTTCggcgtcgggggcggcggcggcgagtgctCGGAGACGGGGCGCGACGTGCTGGCGGAGAAGGGGCTCACGGCGGAGGAGCGGTGGACCGGCGTGCAGGTGCTGTtcggcttcttcctcctctaccGGGTGCTCTACTGGGTGGTGCTCAGCCGGCGAGCGGCCAGGGCTAAGAGATGA